One Dunckerocampus dactyliophorus isolate RoL2022-P2 chromosome 6, RoL_Ddac_1.1, whole genome shotgun sequence genomic window, tttaataGGGCGTCAGCTGTTCCTACCATAGTTCTTCAATCAACTCATATTTTCAAAAGTTCAGCCATAACCAAGTCATGCTGTGAAAAGCATGACTTGACCTATTTGTCACATTAAGTCAAATGGCTTTAACTCAactcaatattattattagactGTGTAATGTCAGCCAACATGTCATTCTTTGCCTTCCAGGGGTTCCAGTTACCTAAACCACCAGAGCCACCCGCCGTGGAAGCGGAGTATTACACGATTGCTGACTTCCAGTCTTCCATTTCTGATGGCATCAGCTTTCATGGAGGACAAAAGGCTGACGTAAGGCACTCTTAACACTGACTAGGAGTGCTTGATGAATGAGAGTATCGCAATTTCATTGCGTTTAATGTACGTTGTACTTTTAATGACAAATCAATGCTGACTGAGTGATTGACAGAGTTTAAGTGAACTTAAAGTGGAATACTAACGATTGTGAGGATTTTGAACTAACCCACCAACGTGTTGCCTTCCACGTATTGGACTGCCTGCAGTCACAAATATCAGTGGCAGGCAGAAATAAACAGCTTCTGGGCTGCAATTTGCTTCTTGAATGAACTGACTGTTATAAAGCCCACACATTTTTCACATGCTTCAGCTTCTTTTTTGAGCGTTGTGGCCACTGtatttggcggtccttgaacacaccatagttgtgtggtGTGTGACTTTCTCCGACGCTGCACAGTGTATTTTGTATTCTTCCTTTCGCCTCGTCCCTGTTCACcaatgttaatgctgtgcatgaatgcacagaggtgaggtTTAGTATTGTTGTTAGTTCTGGAGATTATTTGAGCTATTTGAGCCTTGGTTTTCATAATTATTGATGATTATCATGTGATACGATTATGCATTGTTCTACTGATCGTTTGTATGCCGTGTTGTTTCAGACCACAgaaaaagagcataaagatcacagttcaccacagcttgtcaccactgTTATTGATGTGTTTTAAAACAGCCCCTACAGAACCGCAAACCAGTGAATCTTACATGGACCTGGCATATGTGCATACATGCATGAAGTGACAATTAAGGAGGACATTGTCTTCTGTAAATATTTCCTTTTCCAAGCCAATCATTTCTATAATCAtataattattaattcattacagTATTTAAAACTAAGACGTATTATTGTGTGCTTATTGtggtgtgtttttgaagtgtgcaggagtagacGGTACacggcttcaggtcaaatgtctgaaggagtataggactgtgaaaagtttgggaaccacttcTCTACATAGACTTCTGATCGGTTATATGTGcattttaaattgaattttACACATGAACAAACATTTACACATGCAAAACCTGCCGTTACACAACATCTTGTCATGACAAAGCAGCTTCCTGTTGAAAATtgtgagtgaattgacttgtgagacccATGAGCCTCTAGTGGGTTCATAGGTGCAGCACTTTTCCCCCTGCAGAAAGTGCCATCACACCACTCATAAAATCTCACTATAtaaaacttaaaggaaaactgcactttttaaaaaatgttgctcATCATCAACAATCCTTCTatcagacatgaacacacgtcttctaaagatataaaaacagattaaaaagaGACaactcattactgcacgtaatgggaaacacatattccacctataaagccttctgaaaaagatgCCAAAAGTGCAGACAGCGCTccttttacatataatgtgacgtgcatattaaccaagctacatcgacattgttgttgttattattgttgttaactttgttacgccgatcgaactacgttactggcttATCCACACCACATTGGCTAGCTTTTAGCtggctagtgactagcttcaccacacactcgcctgcAGCGCGTCACACTTCCTCAAACCACTACCAAAAAGCTcaggctacatattggagctgccgctactgctgctgtttttatttttgagtttggaggAGATAACGctatgtttctatgttgctatgtgaaatcaatgcgctgaGGAAGGACGTTCCGGTAAGTAAAATACTTgggtattccatgttatcatgaatgtacctggtactacatggtcacaagatgcacataaaaccataaaacattggaggtttttggaggtggtttaatagcggtctttgtaggcggcaggggtgtgtcccattacgtgcagtcaTGAGTTGTCtcatgtttttatatctttaggacgcacagaaaagagaatgacttgtgttcatgtctcacacaaggattgtggctgatggccaacattccaaaaaaagtgcagttttcctttaaggcagaGATAAGAATTTAGAAATATGTGAAGGAGTAGATGCCGAACCGCAAACAGGCATGGACTATAGTGGACAAAAATCCCtcttcagtggaaaaaaaacaacatcttttaaataattaaataaattgatCAAATGTCTTTGAATAATTTATTTGATCAATGATTTCACAGAAAAAGGAGAAAGAAGGGACATTGCACTGTTTAAAAGAGTATCATTCTTGTTGTGTAGGTGATAGAGAAGAACCCTGGAGGCTGGTGGTACGTGCAGATTGGAGAGATGGAGGGCTGGGCCCCGTGCTCCTACATTGACAAACGCAAGAAGCCTAACCTCAGCCGTCGAAGCAGCACCCTAACCCGGCCCAAGGTTCCACCCCCAGCCCCACCTGTAAAAAAGCACGATTCTGAGGAAAGTCCTCCTCCTTCCACCTGCACTCTGAAAGTATCAGACTCCCTTAAAAGGTCTGTGTATGAGGAACCTGAATacgatgttcctgcagttggtTGTGAGGGTGAATCAGACACTGATTCTCTCAGAGGTGACCACTCCTTGGATGTGAAGCTCAGCAGTATAGTCAACAAGTATTGCAGTGCCCCACCCTCAAGTAAAGCTTCCCCTCCTGTCTGCAAAGAGTCGCCGGTTTTCAGTCATCGCAGGGCTTCATTTAGATCTGACGAAGAAGCTGCTAAAGATGAGTCCATCTATGAGAATGATGCCATCCAACCTAATAGTGGCACTGAAGAAAGAACAGCCAAAGTGTCCAGTGAGCCCAACTCTCCAAGGACCTACCACTCCTCTACAGTTCCTCGCAAACTCTCTGGATCATCACCTTTGCCTGGTCGACTCTCTAAAATCGCAACCCCAGAGATGAATAGGAGAAGTCAGACTCTTGGTAGACAAATACACATTAACTTCCGGTCTCAGGAGAACAGTCCCCACTCCTCTTCAGATGAATTGAAAGGCAGAGGCCTTAGCCGGGATGTAGAGCAGAGAATAGGCCAGAGCCCTTGTACTAGACCAAAGCCTTCTGTCAGACCTAAACCACTTCTGAGTAAATCAGAGCCTCAGAGTCCCGAGAGGAAGGACATCAGCTCCCTGAGACGCCAGCTGAGACCCACGGGTCAGTTACGACATGGCCCCAAGCCTTCTCGAGGGGAAGACTCTGAATCAGCCTCTGTTATCTCATCCAAGGAATCAACGTGTTCGCGCAGTACATCAGATCTTTCGACTGTTTACTCAAAAGGAAGTAATTCTGACCTAGAGGGTTCATGTTTGTACCGTGCCCTGGATGCTTACAAGAAGGTGCAGGACTCTGAGATCAGCTTTTCAGCTGGAGTAGAGGTTGAAGTTCTGGAGAAGCAAGAGAGTGGTTGGTGGTTTGTGCGCTGGGGCTCTGAGGAAGGTTGGGCTCCCTCATACTTCCTGGAACCTGTCAAGCGAGTGGTGGATACTGCAAGGCTAGAATCGGATGCTAGTGTTGGGAGCAAGTCCAACAGCCTagagaaaaatgaaaagcaaGTTATGGCTCGGAATAATATCAATATTAAAGGTCTGGCCCAGCAGCATCAAGGATTGAGGAGAAACACTCCACCAATTCCTTCCAAGCCTCCTGGTGGCTTCTCCAAGCCATCTGGGATGGTTAATGGAGGTGTGCGGATGAGGAATGGTGTGCGTCAAGTAGCAGTGAGGCCTCAGTCTGTATTTGTAACATCAACACAGCCAACTAAGGACACACATTACATGACTGGCTCTCTGAGACGAAATGACTCGCTTGGCAGAAGTGACCACTATGGCTCTGGTTCTGCCACACTTGGCGTCCGCCGAAATGCCTCTTTCAGCACAGTGCGGCCACATGTGGTGGTGGAAAGTCAGTCAAGACCCTCCGAGCGCTCTAACTTGGGGTCCTCAGTGAGCGGATTCAGCTCAAGCAACGTACAGGATCCCCTTGGCAGATTTAGCCAGCGCAATGGTATCCCTGTGTCTACAGTTCGTCCCAAACCTGTAGAGAAGAGCCAGCTGATCCAGAATAACCTTGGCAGGGATGTGTACGTGTCCATTGCTGACTACCGTGGTGATGAGGAAACTATGGGATTTACTGAGGGCACCTGTCTGGAGGTCTTGGAGAGAAACCCGAATGGTTGGTGGTACTGCCAGGTACAAGATAGCCTGCTACCCCGAAAGGGCTGGGTCCCATCCAACTACCTTGAGCGAAAAAAGTAAAAGCCATCTACACTTCACATGAATTTCATGAAGACCCCTCTCTATTTGATAAGGTGGCATCATTCCTCAAAAACGTTACCCTCAAGCAGTACGTCCTTCAATATTGACAACTCAGAAACGACGTTTCGTCTGATAAAGGAGGACAGTTTAAATGCTggtttactaaaatatacaaagATGAGTGTGAAGTCTTCTGAGAGGCTAACAGAAAAGATGGGTCGGCCATATTTGACGAGGACGAGTGATTCCACTTAACAAACACGGTGTGAATGGGAGTACGAGCCTCTCAAAGGCCTTTTCTATTGTTCCATCACTGCTTGTGATGTGTGATTAAGTGCCTTTTGTGTTGGATCACCTCAATGGAAGTGCAGTACCAGATGGTGGATGGAAAGATGGAATATCAaccaaatgttttaaatgtgccaTACAGCTATGAACAACACGTGTCTAGTCCCAGAACCCTTCAGTGGCTCCAAGATGAAGACGACGCAGCAGTGGTTCTGTGGTCGGTCCAAGACTCAAAAAAGATCTTTAATTGGTCACTTCAGATCTCACCCATCAAGCAAAGAAAACTAATgacttatttgtttttaacatcTTTGGTTGATGCCTTCCTTAGACAATTATTTCTGCTTTCTTGGGACATCTGTTATCTGCCAACAGCTTTGAGTTCTGAAAGAAGAATCGACAATATCAGGTGACAATACTCAAAAGTCACAATTAGTTTCATTCATTCCCGTTTTTACAGTCCATGCAAAGAAACAGCAATCAGTCTCGGGTgtaacagtgttaaaaataatggcGTTGCTATTGGTTTTCACCAAGGGGGTCATCTAATAAATGAGTCTTTTCATTCGTTACCCACAGGGAAATGTGGCGTGTTCTTACATATCATATCAACGTTCTGGACGTCACGTCAGTCGCCATTGTTTACTTCAACACAGGAAACTAAATAGTTAGtcagagttgtggttgctcacccTCAGGAAAATACTGCCCACTAGCGTTgtggtagagaattgcaagaTCATTACTCAGCCTCCTCTCTGAACGGCACACGTCACTGCAAAGCTAAATCCCAACTACTTAcatattttaagttttttcaAAACTGGTAACTCATTACATTTCTGAAGTAGCCAATCCATCACTGAGTTAGTTTTTTAAAGTATAATTATAGTAAAATTAAGTGTAATTCCTTTTTGAAAGTCATGTGCCCCACACTTGTAACAATACGCATCATTTTGgttgcaggcccataattaTCACATcaaataacagtaataaatcatactgtttttgttgaatgcagcctattattactaAGTAATATgcattgaagcaaatttgatgtattttacctaaatgaagtatttccaagtaaattaactaaaatacaaatatattcagAATTTGGaagacacaaagacacaaataTTCTACATGGgctactaggtgtcagtaatgtttggtgagagacacaagcaccagacttcatcgcCAGAACAGTCTTTTAATGCAAATTTGATCTCTAAATAGGCACATcgatccctaacacaggctactgcaACACATAACCCCAAATCCCCTGGCACCACAACACACgtcttcttttgtctttttatgtctactatcttggctaatacgagtgtaaaggtgactataggggtgttatttcatgtctagaaggctctaatgttATTTAGAAGGACGTAAAcgggttttctttgctctaaatatgaaaatactacatttataaataaggaatcctattttgcagaaAATCACCTATcccagtcgggtctggagccaattaaccaagATAAACGATGTAGTATTTATTGTACATCAAATAAGGTTTTGACCTGACAAGCATTGTAAAACCTGGAAGTATCAGGGATCATTTTATCATAGCTGTGCAGGATGTTTTAACCCTCAAATGAAGGTGAATGACCTGTCAGTTTTCAGCAACATTTAAAAGAAGTTACGTAATCACAAGGAAGTAAAATGTTCTACTTTCTACACTttgagcatgtttgaaataaatgactGATCAAGACTGCTGAAATATCGTCTAATGAGCAACGTGTTAACAGTTTGTTGTTATTAGTCGTAGTGTTTGTGTCTGCTGGACAGTAGGATTCATGTGTTTTGGCaatgtgtgtttttcatgttaatTTAAACGTGATTGCACAGCTACAATGACGAGGAAAGAAGTGATTCCGTTTAGTGAATTGGTGCActttaaaaccttttttgtttttactgtgcATTCATTTCAAGATGCAGTGAACACCGAGTATCGTATTTCTGCTTGTTTCCACAATTGAACTCCTTGGCAATGTTTAGCCAGTTAAAATGGGGAAACGCTGACCTCCAGTGGATGTGAGAAGATACCgcaacataaaaaatgaaaaaaaatgttaatttaatttaatttattactATCATGATTATTTATCCAGTCCACACAGTTACCACAGTGCAATAACATGCACTGCTGGTCAGTGAGTAAGCCACAAACTGTACAAAATTGGATGCTTTATTTGGTCTTTTGTGAAAGCAAAGAGCAGCTATGACGTGTTTGTTGCACATGCTATTATTGGGCAATCATTTCTTTGTGAAAAGTTGATTTTTGTCTGCTGCTGTGTGCTGCAACTTGAGCAAATCACGGGCACTTCCTTCTTCCTTATTGTTCTTTACATAATGCCTGATTGAAGATATTGAGGACCTATGATTAAAAAGCATCAGGCAACATGACAAGACGAAGGCATTAAGTAAATGTGTGTCACTTTTTGCATCTTTTCAAAGTACATATTCTTGTTTTAGGTCATTTTAGatgtgtgtcatttttttattgctaGTTTTTGTCAGTTTCTGCCTGAGCAAAAATGTGCAATGTTTGGTATACAGTGGTTCCCTGCACTCGCAATaccatttttgtcattaaaatgtcTTTCTCTAGAAACGCgatgtttattatgattattctgCGACGTTCCTCACCATGCATGAAAAGTCAGCAAAATTTGTCACAAAGTGTGTCACGTCTggcaaaaaatgtgatatttcaggGGTCCCGAACCCAACCTCCCAAAAGTCACACAGTAGCGCTCCctttaaattttgaaaaaatgagcccctgccaccagtttcacGAAATTTGCTGGAGCTGTCAAGTCACTCATtcaccatttataaatatgtgctaATACAAtgcccacatttttttttacatgtttgtgtcttatgcttcattgtttttttttatgaacgggtgagatttcgcacttcgttcagcggtccttgaactcaccacagttgtgtgttgtgtaacGCAAATGTACCTTCGTTGGGCTACATTAGCACTAGCTTCCACAGTCAATCCGGCACCTAAACGATATGTCGCAGCTAGCTAGCATCTAGCACAggggtttccaaactttttctactgagggccacatactgaaaaatcaaatgaCGCAAGGGCCAGTTTAATATTtagttttatacattttatgaaaaaaactgcacctcagcCAGATAGATCCTTTATTATTAGAGTTAAGAGATGGAAAAGCGTACTAGTGTGAACTTGACtcttttacccatttttgctgttttttttttttttaattccagatATCTCAACTTGTTAGACATTATTCCcacaactttttccaaaaattccatgttatttttttgttttgttttcataatattatgacttggaaaaaatcctttaatatttcaactctgtgcttctaaaatgaccttatttttcctccatttctgctttttttgggggtttttttgttttttttttacattttccaactatatcaacgttcatgtattttttttttcctcaatgattttattctcataatattgtgactttattcttgtaaaattgggactttttcttgttggattacaagtttctcttaattttttgacttcattcttgtaaaaaaagatagatttgtccatttttgctgttattttagttaaattctattttttaaatgtgctgccACTGGCCAAAAATGGGCCCCgggcccactttggacacccctgctctagtgctagcctgatgaccaggctaaaggggagggggaggagcgggCCGTGTGTGAAAAGGCGTATCAACGACTCAGCCATTGAGCGGTGGGAACCCCTGTGGCTCTACTGTGcggttgtgttttttaaaaatagtaataTGGATGTCACTGTACACGTTGGCATTCCCCCTCTAACCAGTCATGAGCTTTTCCACTGATTTCATGGATACCATATCTGTGTTGTCTAAAAaagcatcaaaataaaagaagaatCCGTGTTCACTGGACCAAAGCGAAAGTGTGTCACATACGGTGGACTTCATGTAACAAGAAACATGAGGGTCTCTCATCCTGGCCAAAACCAACAGTGTCCCCCTTCTCCCTTTGCCGTTGCTGCCATCTGGATCTTCATCACACATGGAGAGTCATGGCCCCAGTGGGCCGCTCTGTCACTCTTGTGCTTGGATGGAATGTTGAGTATTTGATGTAGTTTTTCACTTCCTCTGCAGTGCTTCATGGATGTATGGACAATGACTTATCAGTGGGTACCGTTGCTGCACCTTCAGCCATTTCAGCATTTTACGTGATCATGTTGGATGGCAAAAGAGGACAAAAAGTTCTTTGCAAAAGCTTGTGAATGCAACGCCTCGTATGAATGAAGGTGTTTCTTACACTCAAATATTTGTCGTGATCATtgcctttttttctacaaagtcTTGAACAAGTTCAAAGAACTCGTTTATGTTGACGCCCCCCCGGCTGACGTTGACATAAGCGATTGTCGACGTAACCCAAAGCAAAACCAGCCGTTGCTTCCGCATTTCCTTGTGACGTTGGCCAGAGAGCGTGGGTGGTAATAAAGGACTTCTGTTTGTTGACATGGCTTTGTTCCTTTTGTGCATGTATATTGAGATCTTGTCTTTTCAAATTTGATATTATCCAACAGCAtttccaggttaatactgccatgcttactttgcacagaacaggaagtgactgcacgctttaatgctgtgtaacaagaCCATAATCCTTTGCCACTTCTAATTTTATGGCTtgtatcagtttttcaaaaatacatgaataaatcatgctgtttcctggtttaatacagcctattagtcaaaaatatgcattattaagcacattttattttttcctaaatgaagcattttcaagcataaaaatggctaaatgaagtaaaaacacaaataaaggcacGTGTATATGTACGTACGTatgctacactggtcactaggtggcagcaatgttacaagcaccagacttgattaccggaacaacaggcttttattgcaggtttggatgAGCTAACAAAAACCCCTACACAGGCTGCTTTGCACCCTTagcccacgccaagctaaaactctaaACCCCAACGTCACCTTCTGTCCGCCAGTGAAgcacaggagtgtaaaggtgactataggggtgttatttcatgtctttcgtggctctaataatgtttaaaaaaatgtgtttggaaggtcgtaaacaggttttctaagatctaactatgaaaatttgCTATTTAGAGATACGGAATCCTAATTGAtggaagttcacttatcacaattggcctggaaccaattaaccgtgagcGGGACCGACTTAAGCGcttctatttttgtttgtttttccaacaGACATGAATCCAGAGtcataaacacaataaaaatggaaaatgagaTCAGCGGTCAGTTTGCGTAAAATGTCCTCAAGTCAACAAATGATATGGCTAAATGGTGTGTATGGCCTCAACATAGCCATATGCACTCCATGCTGAGCTGGACATGTGGAGTTTTTAAAAACCCCAAATGAATTGTGATATCCTCCAGATGTGTCTTTGCTTATTT contains:
- the sh3pxd2aa gene encoding SH3 and PX domain-containing protein 2A isoform X4, with product MQILDKFPIEGGQKDPKKRIIPFLPGKILFRRSHVRDVAMKRLRFIDDYCRALVRLPPQISQSEEVLRFFETKAEDLNPPVEDYGSKRKSVWMYGITDSPRKEASGIDSLEPMVLEQYVAVANYERQENSEINLKAGETVDVIEKSESGWWFVSTAEEQGWVPATYLDSQSGTRDDLDLGTSRTGEVTKRRKAHLKRLDRRWTLGGIVNRQQSREENYVTVQPYSSQGKDEVSFEKGVTVEVIQKNLEGWWYIRYLGKEGWAPASYLKKLKEDFSPRKKTLSGPVEIIGNIMEISNLLQKKSVSEKDVQTDGEGSATPERHISKSEISLPMPFSSEINAETGRRLSAGRDTNSPCLGIAASSARNEAKARSEQGSPAVARVAPHRVEIGSPNLRQKPPPRRDTNLGFQLPKPPEPPAVEAEYYTIADFQSSISDGISFHGGQKADVIEKNPGGWWYVQIGEMEGWAPCSYIDKRKKPNLSRRSSTLTRPKVPPPAPPVKKHDSEESPPPSTCTLKVSDSLKRSVYEEPEYDVPAVGCEGESDTDSLRGDHSLDVKLSSIVNKYCSAPPSSKASPPVCKESPVFSHRRASFRSDEEAAKDESIYENDAIQPNSGTEERTAKVSSEPNSPRTYHSSTVPRKLSGSSPLPGRLSKIATPEMNRRSQTLGRQIHINFRSQENSPHSSSDELKGRGLSRDVEQRIGQSPCTRPKPSVRPKPLLSKSEPQSPERKDISSLRRQLRPTGQLRHGPKPSRGEDSESASVISSKESTCSRSTSDLSTVYSKGSNSDLEGSCLYRALDAYKKVQDSEISFSAGVEVEVLEKQESGWWFVRWGSEEGWAPSYFLEPVKRVVDTARLESDASVGSKSNSLEKNEKQVMARNNINIKGLAQQHQGLRRNTPPIPSKPPGGFSKPSGMVNGGVRMRNGVRQVAVRPQSVFVTSTQPTKDTHYMTGSLRRNDSLGRSDHYGSGSATLGVRRNASFSTVRPHVVVESQSRPSERSNLGSSVSGFSSSNVQDPLGRFSQRNGIPVSTVRPKPVEKSQLIQNNLGRDVYVSIADYRGDEETMGFTEGTCLEVLERNPNGWWYCQVQDSLLPRKGWVPSNYLERKK
- the sh3pxd2aa gene encoding SH3 and PX domain-containing protein 2A isoform X2, coding for MQVRTVLDVKVVDVEKRRSPSKHYVYLINVTYSDNTSHVIYRRYSKFFDLQMQILDKFPIEGGQKDPKKRIIPFLPGKILFRRSHVRDVAMKRLRFIDDYCRALVRLPPQISQSEEVLRFFETKAEDLNPPVEDYGSKRKSVWMYGITDSPRKEASGIDSLEPMVLEQYVAVANYERQENSEINLKAGETVDVIEKSESGWWFVSTAEEQGWVPATYLDSQSGTRDDLDLGTSRTGEVTKRRKAHLKRLDRRWTLGGIVNRQQSREENYVTVQPYSSQGKDEVSFEKGVTVEVIQKNLEGWWYIRYLGKEGWAPASYLKKLKEDFSPRKKTLSGPVEIIGNIMEISNLLQKKSVSEKDVQTDGEGSATPERHISKSEISLPMPFSSEINAETGRRLSAGRDTNSPCLGIAASSARNEAKARSEQGSPAVARVAPHRVEIGSPNLRQKPPPRRDTNLGFQLPKPPEPPAVEAEYYTIADFQSSISDGISFHGGQKADVIEKNPGGWWYVQIGEMEGWAPCSYIDKRKKPNLSRRSSTLTRPKVPPPAPPVKKHDSEESPPPSTCTLKVSDSLKRSVYEEPEYDVPAVGCEGESDTDSLRGDHSLDVKLSSIVNKYCSAPPSSKASPPVCKESPVFSHRRASFRSDEEAAKDESIYENDAIQPNSGTEERTAKVSSEPNSPRTYHSSTVPRKLSGSSPLPGRLSKIATPEMNRRSQTLGRQIHINFRSQENSPHSSSDELKGRGLSRDVEQRIGQSPCTRPKPSVRPKPLLSKSEPQSPERKDISSLRRQLRPTGQLRHGPKPSRGEDSESASVISSKESTCSRSTSDLSTVYSKGSNSDLEGSCLYRALDAYKKVQDSEISFSAGVEVEVLEKQESGWWFVRWGSEEGWAPSYFLEPVKRVVDTARLESDASVGSKSNSLEKNEKQVMARNNINIKGLAQQHQGLRRNTPPIPSKPPGGFSKPSGMVNGGVRMRNGVRQVAVRPQSVFVTSTQPTKDTHYMTGSLRRNDSLGRSDHYGSGSATLGVRRNASFSTVRPHVVVESQSRPSERSNLGSSVSGFSSSNVQDPLGRFSQRNGIPVSTVRPKPVEKSQLIQNNLGRDVYVSIADYRGDEETMGFTEGTCLEVLERNPNGWWYCQVQDSLLPRKGWVPSNYLERKK
- the sh3pxd2aa gene encoding SH3 and PX domain-containing protein 2A isoform X3 encodes the protein MYSLCRVKMQVRTVLDVKVVDVEKRRSPSKHYVYLINVTYSDNTSHVIYRRYSKFFDLQMQILDKFPIEGGQKDPKKRIIPFLPGKILFRRSHVRDVAMKRLRFIDDYCRALVRLPPQISQSEEVLRFFETKAEDLNPPVEDYGSKRKSGIDSLEPMVLEQYVAVANYERQENSEINLKAGETVDVIEKSESGWWFVSTAEEQGWVPATYLDSQSGTRDDLDLGTSRTGEVTKRRKAHLKRLDRRWTLGGIVNRQQSREENYVTVQPYSSQGKDEVSFEKGVTVEVIQKNLEGWWYIRYLGKEGWAPASYLKKLKEDFSPRKKTLSGPVEIIGNIMEISNLLQKKSVSEKDVQTDGEGSATPERHISKSEISLPMPFSSEINAETGRRLSAGRDTNSPCLGIAASSARNEAKARSEQGSPAVARVAPHRVEIGSPNLRQKPPPRRDTNLGFQLPKPPEPPAVEAEYYTIADFQSSISDGISFHGGQKADVIEKNPGGWWYVQIGEMEGWAPCSYIDKRKKPNLSRRSSTLTRPKVPPPAPPVKKHDSEESPPPSTCTLKVSDSLKRSVYEEPEYDVPAVGCEGESDTDSLRGDHSLDVKLSSIVNKYCSAPPSSKASPPVCKESPVFSHRRASFRSDEEAAKDESIYENDAIQPNSGTEERTAKVSSEPNSPRTYHSSTVPRKLSGSSPLPGRLSKIATPEMNRRSQTLGRQIHINFRSQENSPHSSSDELKGRGLSRDVEQRIGQSPCTRPKPSVRPKPLLSKSEPQSPERKDISSLRRQLRPTGQLRHGPKPSRGEDSESASVISSKESTCSRSTSDLSTVYSKGSNSDLEGSCLYRALDAYKKVQDSEISFSAGVEVEVLEKQESGWWFVRWGSEEGWAPSYFLEPVKRVVDTARLESDASVGSKSNSLEKNEKQVMARNNINIKGLAQQHQGLRRNTPPIPSKPPGGFSKPSGMVNGGVRMRNGVRQVAVRPQSVFVTSTQPTKDTHYMTGSLRRNDSLGRSDHYGSGSATLGVRRNASFSTVRPHVVVESQSRPSERSNLGSSVSGFSSSNVQDPLGRFSQRNGIPVSTVRPKPVEKSQLIQNNLGRDVYVSIADYRGDEETMGFTEGTCLEVLERNPNGWWYCQVQDSLLPRKGWVPSNYLERKK
- the sh3pxd2aa gene encoding SH3 and PX domain-containing protein 2A isoform X5 — encoded protein: MLDHSSSKALVRLPPQISQSEEVLRFFETKAEDLNPPVEDYGSKRKSVWMYGITDSPRKEASGIDSLEPMVLEQYVAVANYERQENSEINLKAGETVDVIEKSESGWWFVSTAEEQGWVPATYLDSQSGTRDDLDLGTSRTGEVTKRRKAHLKRLDRRWTLGGIVNRQQSREENYVTVQPYSSQGKDEVSFEKGVTVEVIQKNLEGWWYIRYLGKEGWAPASYLKKLKEDFSPRKKTLSGPVEIIGNIMEISNLLQKKSVSEKDVQTDGEGSATPERHISKSEISLPMPFSSEINAETGRRLSAGRDTNSPCLGIAASSARNEAKARSEQGSPAVARVAPHRVEIGSPNLRQKPPPRRDTNLGFQLPKPPEPPAVEAEYYTIADFQSSISDGISFHGGQKADVIEKNPGGWWYVQIGEMEGWAPCSYIDKRKKPNLSRRSSTLTRPKVPPPAPPVKKHDSEESPPPSTCTLKVSDSLKRSVYEEPEYDVPAVGCEGESDTDSLRGDHSLDVKLSSIVNKYCSAPPSSKASPPVCKESPVFSHRRASFRSDEEAAKDESIYENDAIQPNSGTEERTAKVSSEPNSPRTYHSSTVPRKLSGSSPLPGRLSKIATPEMNRRSQTLGRQIHINFRSQENSPHSSSDELKGRGLSRDVEQRIGQSPCTRPKPSVRPKPLLSKSEPQSPERKDISSLRRQLRPTGQLRHGPKPSRGEDSESASVISSKESTCSRSTSDLSTVYSKGSNSDLEGSCLYRALDAYKKVQDSEISFSAGVEVEVLEKQESGWWFVRWGSEEGWAPSYFLEPVKRVVDTARLESDASVGSKSNSLEKNEKQVMARNNINIKGLAQQHQGLRRNTPPIPSKPPGGFSKPSGMVNGGVRMRNGVRQVAVRPQSVFVTSTQPTKDTHYMTGSLRRNDSLGRSDHYGSGSATLGVRRNASFSTVRPHVVVESQSRPSERSNLGSSVSGFSSSNVQDPLGRFSQRNGIPVSTVRPKPVEKSQLIQNNLGRDVYVSIADYRGDEETMGFTEGTCLEVLERNPNGWWYCQVQDSLLPRKGWVPSNYLERKK